The following nucleotide sequence is from Sulfurospirillum arsenophilum NBRC 109478.
TGGGATGTTGACATTTAAAAAGCGACGTTCTCCGAGCGGAAATGTGCCTTCTAAAATGCGTTTAGCCAGATCGTATACGGTTTGCTCTGCAAGATCATATCCATGAGTGAGTTCGATGTTTTGAGGCCCACCTGTATAGACTTGTGAAATGGCAATGGCAGGAACACCGTGAATTGCTGCTTCCATGGCAGCACTCGCTGTGCCGCTGTAGGTGATGTCTTCGCCTAAATTAGAGCCTTTGTTGATGCCGCTCACCACTAAATCAGGCTTGCTATCACCCTCAAAAAGAGCATTGAGCGAGAGATAAATACAATCGGTGGGTGTGCCATCATCGAGTTTAAAAAAATCGTCTTCAATCGCAACAAAGCGAAGTGGACGCGTAAGGGTGAGTGAGTGTCCACATGCGGATTTTTCAGAGGTAGGTGCTACGATGGTAACATGTCCTAAAGGACGAAGCGCACGGGCAAGGGCGTGAAGTCCTGCACTTTCAAAGCCATCGTCATTGGTAATTAAAATACGTTTCATTGAAATTGCCTATTATTTTTTAAAAACATTATAACGAAACTGACTTACATTTTTAAGAGATTTTTGTATAGACTTCGTTTTGAAGAAAGTTTAAAAGGTACAATTTTGAAATTACTTGTTTCCGCCCTAGAACCATCGGCAAATTTACACTTAGAGCCTATTTTAAATGCTTTAGAGAAGTGTGAGATGTATGGTATCTTTGATGAGCGCTTTGGAAAACCCTTACTTCCGAGTCGTGCTTTTTCGATTATGGGATTTTTAGATGCATTGCCAAAAATTCGCAAAGCTAAAAAAGCAATCAAGACGATGGCGCGTATGAGTTTTTTTGTCGATAAAGTTTTACTTATCGATTCGCCTGCGTTCAATATCCCCTTGGCAAAAGCAATTAAGACGATCAATCCGAATGTTGAAATTATTTATTACATTTTGCCTCAAGTGTGGGCGTGGAAACCTAAGCGGGTAGCTGTTGTTGAAAAATATTGCGATGTTTTAGCGTCTATTTTGCCATTTGAGCAAAACTTTTATACCAAAGCAACCTATGTGGGGCATCCACTTTTAGATGAGATCCCTCTGTTTAAACTAAGAGCTGATGAGACAGGTGTGATAGCTTTTTTACCGGGAAGTCGTAAAAGTGAAATCCGAAGCTTATTGCCGATTTACAAAGAACTGGCTTCCAAGATAGAAGGCAAAGAAAAACTCTTGGTGATTCCCGCGCATTATGATTACCGTGAAATTGCAGAGATTTATGGCGATATACATGACTTTAAAATCTGTCGCGATACCTATGAAGCATTTGAGCGAAGTGAGTTTGCCTTCGTTTGTTCAGGAACGGCCACGCTTGAGGCTGCTCTGGTTGGTGTTCCTTTTG
It contains:
- the surE gene encoding 5'/3'-nucleotidase SurE, with amino-acid sequence MKRILITNDDGFESAGLHALARALRPLGHVTIVAPTSEKSACGHSLTLTRPLRFVAIEDDFFKLDDGTPTDCIYLSLNALFEGDSKPDLVVSGINKGSNLGEDITYSGTASAAMEAAIHGVPAIAISQVYTGGPQNIELTHGYDLAEQTVYDLAKRILEGTFPLGERRFLNVNIPALKPEECKGYKITRAGYRMYGNDAHLHRNPRGEEYYWLGVHTLEWRKSEKADCDLSAIDEGYISITPIKLDMTAHDELENLKQWIQ
- the lpxB gene encoding lipid-A-disaccharide synthase gives rise to the protein MKLLVSALEPSANLHLEPILNALEKCEMYGIFDERFGKPLLPSRAFSIMGFLDALPKIRKAKKAIKTMARMSFFVDKVLLIDSPAFNIPLAKAIKTINPNVEIIYYILPQVWAWKPKRVAVVEKYCDVLASILPFEQNFYTKATYVGHPLLDEIPLFKLRADETGVIAFLPGSRKSEIRSLLPIYKELASKIEGKEKLLVIPAHYDYREIAEIYGDIHDFKICRDTYEAFERSEFAFVCSGTATLEAALVGVPFVLAYKAKAIDYWIAKQFVKLKHVGLANLIFDFEKMEPLHVEFLQEEVTVDNLLQAYESVNKEAFFDHAKKLRAMLGHGSQEAMISIMTV